One segment of Actinomycetes bacterium DNA contains the following:
- a CDS encoding IS110 family transposase has product MAIVGGLDIHRRQITYDYLDTTTGETRRGQLSPATRLELRAWLDQFDGQQASFALEATTGWRFVTEELQRVGIGAHLAEPADTHALRGPKRRAKTDRTDARHLRELLRAGTLPESWPPPAHIADARTQVRLRRALIGARTGWYQRIHAVLFHHGLPDRCYLLTADGRAWLASVELPTVARGAVDLALRMIDQIDAELDGFDTALARIARAQPGCKALMRRYGIGWLTAVAIWAEFGDVRRFANARQAVRFTGLDITISESDSKRARGHLARQGSPVLRWALHEAAMCAARPGSPDHAYYLAVKQRLGGKRAALSVARKLAREAYHTLRALGDQALAPVAVELPTAA; this is encoded by the coding sequence ATGGCCATCGTAGGAGGGCTCGACATCCACCGCCGCCAGATCACCTACGACTACCTTGACACCACGACCGGCGAGACCCGCCGCGGGCAGCTCAGCCCCGCCACCCGTCTCGAGCTGCGCGCCTGGCTCGACCAGTTCGACGGACAGCAGGCCAGCTTCGCGTTGGAGGCCACGACCGGCTGGCGGTTCGTCACCGAGGAGCTCCAGCGCGTGGGGATCGGCGCGCACCTGGCCGAGCCGGCCGACACCCACGCGCTGCGGGGCCCCAAGCGGCGCGCCAAGACCGACCGGACCGACGCCCGCCACCTGCGGGAGCTGCTGCGCGCCGGCACGCTGCCCGAGTCATGGCCGCCACCCGCCCACATCGCCGACGCGCGCACCCAGGTCCGGCTGCGCCGTGCGCTGATCGGTGCGCGAACCGGCTGGTACCAACGCATCCACGCGGTGCTGTTCCACCATGGGCTGCCCGACCGCTGCTACCTGCTCACCGCCGACGGGCGGGCGTGGCTGGCCAGCGTCGAGCTGCCCACGGTCGCCCGCGGCGCGGTCGACCTGGCCTTACGGATGATTGACCAGATCGACGCCGAACTCGACGGGTTCGACACCGCGCTGGCCCGCATCGCGCGAGCCCAGCCAGGCTGCAAAGCGCTCATGCGCCGCTACGGGATCGGCTGGCTGACCGCGGTGGCGATCTGGGCCGAGTTCGGCGACGTGCGCCGCTTCGCCAACGCCCGCCAGGCGGTCCGCTTCACCGGCCTGGACATCACCATCTCGGAGTCCGACAGCAAACGCGCCCGCGGTCACCTCGCCCGCCAAGGCTCACCGGTGCTGCGCTGGGCGCTGCACGAGGCGGCCATGTGCGCCGCCCGCCCTGGCTCCCCCGACCACGCCTACTACCTTGCGGTCAAGCAGCGGCTGGGCGGCAAGCGGGCCGCGCTGTCGGTGGCCCGCAAGCTCGCCCGCGAGGCCTACCACACCCTGCGAGCACTCGGCGACCAGGCGCTGGCTCCCGTCGCCGTCGAGCTCCCAACGGCCGCCTGA
- a CDS encoding SDR family NAD(P)-dependent oxidoreductase — MAPPGEPPAGFGLDGRTALVTGASRGIGRHAALCLAGAGAAVVLAARSAGELEEVAAAARDAGAPQAVAVPTDVTVEDAVEAAVGRAVEATGRLDVLVNVAGGTWFAAPVGQTRTSGWDRVLELNLRSVFLTCRAALARMEAGGSIVNVASVAGFKASPGQAAYATAKAGVFALTRTLAVEAAPNGIRVNCLVPGWVRTELTRELWSDPGRSRAVTAQVPLGRWAEASELAGPLLLLASDAGSYVTGSALVVDGGLLA, encoded by the coding sequence TTGGCACCACCGGGCGAGCCCCCGGCCGGCTTCGGCCTGGACGGCAGGACCGCGCTGGTCACCGGAGCGAGCCGGGGGATCGGCAGGCACGCGGCGCTCTGCCTGGCCGGGGCCGGGGCGGCGGTGGTGCTGGCCGCCCGGTCCGCCGGCGAGCTGGAGGAGGTCGCCGCCGCCGCCCGGGACGCGGGCGCGCCCCAGGCGGTGGCGGTTCCGACCGACGTGACCGTCGAGGACGCGGTGGAGGCGGCCGTGGGGCGTGCCGTGGAGGCCACCGGGCGGCTCGACGTGCTCGTCAACGTGGCCGGCGGCACCTGGTTCGCCGCGCCCGTCGGGCAGACCAGGACCTCGGGCTGGGACCGGGTCCTGGAGCTCAACCTGCGCTCGGTCTTCCTCACATGCCGGGCCGCGCTCGCCCGCATGGAGGCGGGCGGGTCGATCGTCAACGTGGCCAGCGTCGCCGGGTTCAAGGCCTCGCCCGGCCAGGCCGCCTACGCCACCGCCAAGGCCGGGGTGTTCGCCCTGACCCGGACGCTCGCGGTCGAGGCGGCGCCGAATGGCATCCGGGTCAACTGCCTGGTCCCTGGCTGGGTGCGCACGGAGCTGACCCGGGAACTGTGGTCGGACCCGGGCCGAAGCAGGGCGGTCACCGCGCAGGTGCCGCTCGGGCGCTGGGCCGAGGCGTCGGAGCTCGCCGGGCCGCTCCTGCTGCTCGCGTCGGATGCGGGCAGCTACGTCACCGGCAGCGCCCTGGTCGTGGACGGCGGCCTGCTCGCCTGA
- a CDS encoding CoA pyrophosphatase, with translation MTTGSLLERVARLPFVAPGDPTGVPAAVLLALSPVDGADDLGLVLVRRPEHMRTHAGQVGLPGGAVDPADEDGVAAALREAEEEIGLDPAAVRVLGSLDRAYVSVSNFDVLPVVGLWDGRAPLHPNPDEVAAILRPTLRQLADPANHELVPIGRLLPPAAVRARGVPPGLVSPVFWVDGVAVWGFTAGLLSAFLRSLGLTTPPVPRNWERPPVARPPR, from the coding sequence GTGACGACCGGCTCCTTGCTCGAGCGGGTCGCCCGGCTGCCTTTCGTGGCACCGGGCGATCCGACCGGTGTGCCCGCGGCCGTGCTGCTCGCCCTCTCCCCGGTCGACGGCGCCGACGACCTCGGGCTTGTCCTGGTGCGCCGACCCGAGCACATGCGCACCCATGCCGGCCAGGTCGGCCTGCCCGGCGGCGCCGTCGACCCGGCCGACGAGGACGGTGTCGCGGCCGCCCTGCGCGAGGCCGAGGAGGAGATCGGCCTGGACCCGGCCGCCGTGCGCGTCCTCGGCAGCCTGGACCGCGCCTACGTCTCGGTGTCGAACTTCGACGTGCTGCCGGTGGTGGGCCTGTGGGACGGCCGGGCGCCGCTGCATCCCAACCCGGACGAGGTGGCGGCGATCCTCCGCCCCACCCTCCGGCAGCTCGCCGACCCCGCCAACCACGAGCTGGTCCCGATCGGGCGCCTGCTGCCGCCCGCAGCGGTCCGCGCCCGGGGCGTGCCGCCCGGCCTGGTCAGCCCGGTGTTCTGGGTGGACGGCGTGGCGGTGTGGGGGTTCACGGCCGGGCTGCTCTCGGCGTTCCTGCGCTCGCTCGGCCTGACCACGCCGCCGGTGCCGCGGAACTGGGAGCGCCCACCCGTGGCCCGGCCGCCCCGCTGA
- the mce gene encoding methylmalonyl-CoA epimerase: MQLGRLDHVGIAVTDLDTSRALYERAFGLEVAHEEVIEDQGVHELLFRLGDGWLQLVAPLGPDTPVGRFLARRGEGVHHVGYAVPDVARAIDDLSAAGLEVVDAAPRIGSGGTTIAFVHPKSTRGVLIELVEEGSGHRGK, from the coding sequence GTGCAGCTTGGACGCCTCGATCACGTCGGCATCGCCGTCACCGACCTGGACACCTCGCGTGCGCTCTATGAGCGCGCCTTCGGGCTCGAGGTGGCACACGAGGAGGTGATCGAGGACCAGGGCGTCCACGAGCTGCTGTTCCGGCTCGGCGACGGCTGGCTCCAGCTCGTGGCCCCGCTCGGGCCTGACACGCCGGTCGGGCGGTTCCTGGCCAGGCGGGGCGAGGGGGTGCACCACGTCGGCTACGCGGTCCCGGACGTCGCCCGCGCCATCGACGACCTGTCGGCCGCGGGGCTCGAGGTCGTCGACGCGGCCCCACGGATCGGCTCAGGCGGCACCACGATCGCGTTCGTGCACCCTAAGAGCACCAGAGGGGTGCTGATCGAGCTGGTCGAGGAGGGCAGCGGCCACCGCGGGAAGTGA